In Lutra lutra chromosome 13, mLutLut1.2, whole genome shotgun sequence, one genomic interval encodes:
- the LOC125083548 gene encoding olfactory receptor 13C9-like, which translates to MEWENQTILVEFFLKGLSGYPRLELLFFVLILIMYVVILLGNGTLILISILDSHLHTPMYFFLGNLSFLDICYTTTSIPSTLVSFLSERKTISFSGCAVQMFLGLAMGTTECVLLGMMAFDRYVAICNPLRYTVIMSRDSFVPMAAGSWIIGVINSAVQTVFVVRLPFCRNNVINHFSCEILAVMKLACADISGNEFTMLVATTLFTLMPLLLIVISYSLIISSILKMPTSEGRSKAFSTCSAHLTVVIIFYGTILFMYMKPKSTETLNSDDLDATDKLISMFYGVMTPMMNPLIYSLRNKDVKEAMRHLFNGRLFSK; encoded by the coding sequence ATGGAATGGGAAAATCAAACCATTCTGGTGGAATTCTTCCTAAAGGGGCTTTCTGGTTACCCAAGGCTTGAGCTACTCTTTTTTGTGCTAATCTTAATAATGTATGTTGTGATCCTTCTGGGCAATGGCACCCTTATTTTAATCAGCATCTTGGACTCCCACCTTCACACCCCTATGTACTTCTTCCTGGGGAACCTCTCCTTCTTGGACATCTGCTACACCACCACCTCCATTCCCTCCACGCTGGTGAGTTTCCTCTCGGAGAGAAAGACCATCTCCTTCTCTGGCTGTGCGGTGCAGATGTTCCTTGGCTTGGCCATGGGGACAACAGAGTGTGTGCTCCTGGGCATGATGGCCTTTGACCGGTATGTGGCTATCTGCAACCCCCTAAGATATACTGTCATCATGAGCAGGGATTCTTTTGTGCCCATGGCAGCTGGGTCCTGGATCATAGGAGTCATCAACTCTGCAGTACAAACTGTGTTTGTAGTACGATTGCCTTTCTGTAGGAATAACGTCATCAATCACTTCTCCTGTGAAATTCTGGCTGTCATGAAACTGGCCTGTGCTGACATCTCAGGCAATGAGTTCACCATGCTTGTGGCCACAACATTATTCACCTTGATGCCCCTGCTTTTGATTGTCATCTCTTACTCATTAATCATCTCTAGCATCCTCAAGATGCCTACTTCTGAGGGGAGAAGCAAAGCTTTCTCCACCTGCTCAGCCCACCTGACTGTGGTGATAATATTCTATGGAACCATTCTCTTCATGTACATGAAGCCCAAGTCTACAGAGACACTTAATTCAGATGACTTGGATGCTACTGACAAACTTATATCTATGTTCTATGGGGTTATGACTCCCATGATGAATCCTTTAATCTATAGTCTCAGAAACAAGGATGTGAAGGAGGCAATGAGACATCTATTTAACGGAAGGTTATTTAGCAAGTGA
- the LOC125083539 gene encoding LOW QUALITY PROTEIN: olfactory receptor 13C2-like (The sequence of the model RefSeq protein was modified relative to this genomic sequence to represent the inferred CDS: inserted 1 base in 1 codon): protein MEWENQTILVEFFLKGLSGYPRLELXLFVLILIMYVVILLGNGTLILISILDSHLHTPMYFFLGNLSFLDICYTTTSIPSTLVSFLSERKTISFSGCAVQMFLGLAMGTTECVLLGMMAFDRYVAICNPLRYTVIMSRDSFVPMAAGSWIIGVINSAVQTVFVVRLPFCRNNVINHFSCEILAVMKLACADISGNEFIMLVATTLFILTPLCLIIISYTLIVVSILKIRSSVGRSKAFSTCSAHLTVVIIFYGTILFMYMKPKSTETLNSDDLDATDKLISMFYGVMTPMMNPLIYSLRNKDVKEAVKHLLSRNVFNK, encoded by the exons ATGGAATGGGAAAATCAAACCATTCTGGTGGAATTCTTCCTAAAGGGGCTTTCTGGTTACCCAAGGCTTGAGC CTCTTTTTGTGCTAATCTTAATAATGTATGTTGTGATCCTTCTGGGCAATGGCACCCTTATTTTAATCAGCATCTTGGACTCCCACCTTCACACCCCTATGTACTTCTTCCTGGGGAACCTCTCCTTCTTGGACATCTGCTACACCACCACCTCCATTCCCTCCACGCTGGTGAGTTTCCTCTCGGAGAGAAAGACCATCTCCTTCTCTGGCTGTGCGGTGCAGATGTTCCTTGGCTTGGCCATGGGGACAACAGAGTGTGTGCTCCTGGGCATGATGGCCTTTGACCGGTATGTGGCTATCTGCAACCCCCTAAGATATACTGTCATCATGAGCAGGGATTCTTTTGTGCCCATGGCAGCTGGGTCCTGGATCATAGGAGTCATCAACTCTGCAGTACAAACTGTGTTTGTAGTACGATTGCCTTTCTGTAGGAATAATGTCATCAATCACTTCTCCTGTGAAATTCTGGCTGTCATGAAACTGGCCTGTGCTGACATCTCAGGCAATGAGTTCATCATGCTTGTGGCCACAACATTGTTTATATTGACACCACTGTGTTTAATCATTATCTCTTATACATTAATAGTTGTCAGCATCCTCAAAATTCGCTCTTCTGTGGGGAGAAGCAaagccttctccacctgctcAGCCCACCTGACTGTGGTGATAATATTCTATGGAACCATTCTCTTCATGTACATGAAGCCCAAGTCTACAGAGACACTTAATTCAGATGACTTGGATGCTACTGACAAACTTATATCTATGTTCTATGGGGTTATGACTCCCATGATGAATCCTTTAATCTACAGTCTTAGGAACAAGGATGTGAAGGAGGCAGTTAAACACCTACTGAGTAGAAATGTGTTtaacaaataa